AGATCGATGTGCGTCAGGCTGCCCTCTTGACCGGCCTTGCAAACGACCAGGCTGGCGTCGATGCGCTCGCCCAGCAGGTCGTCAAGGACCTTGGCAATGGGATAGGTCGCCTTGCCCGTGCCGATGACGAAGACTTGGCGTCCATCGAGATCGATGGCGCGATCGCCGACGATAAGCGTGCTGCCTTGAAGAGACAGCAGGTTCGCGGCTGCGACGCCGGGATCCGATGCTGCTAATGCGTGATCGACAAGATCCAGCACGGCCTGGCGCGCCGGATTGGCTGCATCATCCAGCGTATCGCGGTTGCTGATAAACGACCTCATGATCGAACAGCACGTCGTGCGGTCGGCCGGGCCTTAGCCAGGCCGATGAAAGCCGTGCCCGGCGTACACCGATGTCGTGCCGAGCTCTTCTTCGATCAACAGCAGGCGATTGTGCTTGGCTGTGCGTTCGCCGCGCACCGGCATGCCGGTCTTGATCTGGCCGCTGTCGAGCGCGACCACGAGATCGGAGATCAACGGATCCTCGGTCTCGCCGGATCGCTCGGAGACCTGCACGCCGTAGCCGTGGCGGTAGGCGAAACCGGCGGCATCAAGCGCCTCGCTCAGCGAGCCGATCTGGTTGACCTTAAACAGCATGGCATTGGCGGCGCCGATATCCACGCCCAGCTTCAGCCGCTCCACATTGGTGACGAACAAATCGTCGCCGACGATCTGCGTCTGCGGCAGCTCGGCGGTCACCTTGACGAAACCCTCCAGGTCGTCTTCGTCCAACGGGTCTTCCATGGAACCAAGGGGATACTTGGCGGCGACCTGCTTGTAGAGATCGATCAGGGCGTCGCGGTCGTAGTCGGTATTGTCGAGCACATAAACATCGCGCTCTTTGTCGAACCAGTGGGTCGACGCGCAATCCATACCGTAGACAATGTCTTCGCCGAAGCCCGCGCGATAACCGGCTGCATCGCAGGCGCGCTGCATGAACTCGAAAGGTTCCCAGATGCCGCGCATGGGTGTGGCAAAGCCGCCTTCATCGCCGGTATTGGTGGCGAGGATACCGTACTTTTCGATGACGATATCGCGCAGCGCCTCGTTGATCTCGGTGGTGACCTGCAGCGCGTGGGCGTAGCTCTCCGCGCCGACGGGCATGATGATGAACTCCTGGATCTCCAGGTCGTTGGCGGTCAGCTTGCCGCCGTTGAGGCAGTTCATCAGCGGTACCGGCAAGATACGGCTGATCGGGTTGATGTAGCGATAAAGCGGCACGCCACTGACCTCGGCGCCGGCGCGCGCGACCGCCAGGGACACGCCCAGAATGGCGTTGGCGCCCAATCGGTTCTTGTTGGGCGTGCCGTCCAGTTCACACATCACCTGATCGATCCGGCGCTGCTCGGTAACATCCATGCCCAGGATGGCTTCGGCAATCTCACCCATGACGTTGGCGACGGCCTGGCGGACGCCCTGGCCGAAATAGCGGTTGCCGCCATCGTGCAGGACGCGAGCTTCGTGGGTGCCGGTTGAGCGGCCCTGGGGCACGTCGGCTCGCCCGGCCAGCATCCCGTCAACCGAGACATCGACCTGGACGGTCGGCCAGCCTCGGCAATCGATGATTTCGCGTGCTTTGACGTCGGTGATTTCGTTCATGGCTGTGTCTTTCGCATTCGGTGATGGCGAACCAGCAACAAAGGCGGTTCGCAGAACTGTTGGGCCAGAGCCCGGACGGTGGTTAATCTAGCGCCGCTGGTCAATCGACTCGGCGAGCAAGCATAAGAGTTCATACATCATGGTGGCGCCGACCAGAGCGGTATTGCCGCT
This Pseudomonadota bacterium DNA region includes the following protein-coding sequences:
- the eno gene encoding phosphopyruvate hydratase, which produces MNEITDVKAREIIDCRGWPTVQVDVSVDGMLAGRADVPQGRSTGTHEARVLHDGGNRYFGQGVRQAVANVMGEIAEAILGMDVTEQRRIDQVMCELDGTPNKNRLGANAILGVSLAVARAGAEVSGVPLYRYINPISRILPVPLMNCLNGGKLTANDLEIQEFIIMPVGAESYAHALQVTTEINEALRDIVIEKYGILATNTGDEGGFATPMRGIWEPFEFMQRACDAAGYRAGFGEDIVYGMDCASTHWFDKERDVYVLDNTDYDRDALIDLYKQVAAKYPLGSMEDPLDEDDLEGFVKVTAELPQTQIVGDDLFVTNVERLKLGVDIGAANAMLFKVNQIGSLSEALDAAGFAYRHGYGVQVSERSGETEDPLISDLVVALDSGQIKTGMPVRGERTAKHNRLLLIEEELGTTSVYAGHGFHRPG